From a single Calothrix sp. NIES-2098 genomic region:
- a CDS encoding two-component hybrid sensor and regulator encodes MINSSGYKILEKISDGIETVVYRAQNLIDQKLVILKILKQEYSTLEYITEFKHEYEISQSLDLPGVIKVYGLENYNNCMALVLEDIGGQSLKQFIDQNQLNVIDCLKLVIQITDIVTSLHEQHIIHKDIKPQNIIINPKSKQIKITDFSIASRLSKENAIVSNPNLLKGTLAYMSPEQTGRMNRSIDYRTDFYSLGITFYEMLTSQLPFNCSDALEIVHSHIAKQPIPPHNLNSKIPEAVSNIVMKLLFKTAEERYQSGLGLKADLEICLEQLLTNGKIQNFIPGKLDTFSQFSIPQKLYGRHEEVASLISAFERVSVGKSEMMLVSGYPGIGKSCLVNEIHKPIISKRGYFISGKFDQFKRNIPYAALIESFQELIQQLLTESSEKITLWKEKLLEAFGDIGQVIIDVIPEIEKIVGQQPSVPQLGATESQNRFNRVFQKFIKVFTQQDHPLVLFLDDLQWADLASLKLIQMLMMEPDSQYLLTIGAYRDNEVISTHYLLQTLNEIQKAGVTVNNITLQSLNLENVYELIADTIHSETEKTKALADLIFHKTQGNPFFLTQLLQTMYQEKLLNFNFNSGIWEWEIEQIQIIGITDYNTVELVARNIQKLPQKTQQILKLAACIGNRFNIDILAIVNEKSQSETACELWEALQASLILPLSENYKAPLFFEEDKELKVSYKFFHDRIQQAAYSLIPESERKQTHLKIGRLLLDSFQTAEIAENIFDIANHFNIGIEFISDGSANASGERSERDELARLNLIACQKAKAASAYAAALNYSTVGLELLTLSSWENNYDLTLELYLESVELEYLNTNFQRAAILTETILQRATNLLDRVKAYQLQIQFYMAQNQMIEAINTGLEAIAQLGISLSPPNNQNTIANLPRLEDLETFPVLKDPYILAALKILVTAGGAAFITDPTGTTFPQIILTVVNLCIEHGHSPLAAAGYSCYGMVLCSNLENIDAGYHSGQIAWQILEQFQAKELKSKVYAPFYGFTFHWKQHVRDSISPLQEAIQSALEIGDLEYAGYCSVHYCGHILLTGEPLESVAQQQASYIDLLQKFQLDFPINYIKIWHQLALTLQGLSPDTSHLIGDSFNELAMLPYLQATKNVTSLFAAYVGKLILHYLFKDYNQSLDAANLASQYISSVMGMMTISIHNFYHSLSLIGIYPHVELKTQQEYMAVINANQEKMRIWASHAPANYQHKYDLVEAEKARVLGQTFVAMEYYELAIQGAKKQGYIQEEALANELAAEFYFARNREQQAIFYLKESYYAYIRWGAISKVNDLETKYPDFCPLRINQDSSSWKANLSTTSSKINSIASFDLSTVFKAAQAISSEIMLDDLLAKLMKIVMENAGAQSSCFFLEKNGQMVIEAAVGINNNEMFLESSSPLDNSLYVPISVLNYVIRTKESVVLGNASCEGIFVSDPYIIKNNCKSILCTPIIHQSKPIGILYLQNNLTTNAFTTERLEVLKILASQAAISIENAKLYTNLSNLNHHLQQANQKLEDYSKTLELKVEERTQELHKKNLCLSEQAQQLEATLGELQATQLQMIQKEKMSSLGQLVAGIAHEINNPINFIHGNISHASEYIEDLLHLVNIYEQKSPELTPQMLAEQEDIDLEFLREDLPNLLNSMKVGANRIRQIVLSLRNFSRLDEAEMKPVDIHEGIDSTLLILQHRLKGESVNSKIQIVKNYGSLPLVDCYPSQLNQVFMNLLANAIDALEEYNSNRSLAEAELNPSYIKITTELLEQNLLVIRIADNGSGMNSDTLSQIFNPFFTTKPIGKGTGLGLSISYKIIVEKHGGKLSCLSTPGQGSEFVIELPAHKYSTAI; translated from the coding sequence ATGATTAATAGTTCCGGATATAAAATTCTAGAAAAAATTTCTGATGGCATAGAGACTGTTGTTTACCGTGCGCAAAATCTAATAGATCAAAAATTAGTTATTCTCAAAATTCTTAAACAAGAATATAGCACTCTTGAATATATAACAGAGTTCAAGCATGAATATGAAATTTCCCAAAGCCTAGACTTACCTGGTGTAATTAAAGTTTATGGATTAGAAAATTATAATAACTGCATGGCTTTGGTATTAGAAGACATTGGCGGACAAAGCCTGAAACAATTTATAGATCAAAATCAGCTGAATGTTATAGATTGTTTAAAATTAGTTATTCAAATAACTGATATAGTTACAAGTTTGCACGAGCAACATATTATTCATAAAGATATAAAACCTCAAAATATAATTATTAATCCTAAGTCAAAGCAGATTAAAATTACTGATTTTAGTATAGCCTCTCGCCTGTCAAAAGAAAATGCGATCGTTAGTAATCCCAATTTGCTGAAAGGGACACTAGCTTATATGTCTCCAGAGCAAACAGGTCGGATGAATCGGTCGATTGACTACCGTACAGATTTTTACTCTTTAGGCATAACTTTTTATGAAATGTTAACATCGCAATTACCATTTAATTGCTCTGATGCTTTAGAAATAGTTCATTCTCATATTGCAAAACAGCCTATACCACCTCATAATCTGAACTCCAAAATTCCCGAAGCAGTATCTAATATTGTGATGAAATTATTATTTAAAACTGCTGAAGAAAGATATCAAAGTGGATTAGGGCTAAAAGCAGATTTAGAGATTTGTCTAGAACAGTTATTAACTAACGGTAAAATTCAAAATTTTATTCCTGGTAAATTAGATACATTTAGCCAATTTAGCATTCCCCAAAAACTCTACGGTCGTCATGAAGAAGTAGCGTCTCTCATATCAGCTTTTGAGCGAGTAAGTGTTGGTAAAAGTGAGATGATGTTAGTCTCTGGTTATCCAGGGATTGGTAAATCTTGTTTAGTTAATGAGATTCATAAACCGATTATCAGCAAACGAGGATATTTTATTTCTGGTAAATTCGATCAATTCAAGCGAAATATCCCTTATGCAGCGTTGATTGAATCATTTCAAGAACTAATTCAACAGCTATTAACAGAATCTTCTGAAAAAATCACTCTTTGGAAAGAGAAGCTTTTAGAGGCGTTTGGTGATATTGGTCAAGTTATTATCGACGTTATTCCAGAAATTGAGAAAATTGTTGGTCAACAGCCATCTGTACCGCAACTAGGCGCAACTGAATCTCAAAACCGCTTTAATCGAGTATTTCAAAAGTTTATCAAGGTATTTACTCAACAAGATCATCCACTAGTCCTGTTTTTAGATGATTTACAATGGGCAGATTTAGCATCTTTAAAATTGATTCAGATGCTGATGATGGAGCCTGATAGCCAATATTTGTTAACAATTGGAGCTTATCGAGATAACGAAGTCATCTCTACTCATTACTTGCTTCAAACCTTGAATGAAATCCAAAAAGCAGGCGTAACTGTCAATAATATTACACTACAATCGCTAAATCTGGAAAATGTTTATGAATTAATAGCTGATACCATACATAGCGAAACAGAAAAAACAAAAGCATTAGCAGATTTAATTTTTCATAAAACCCAAGGTAATCCTTTTTTCTTAACGCAGTTACTCCAAACCATGTATCAAGAAAAGCTATTAAACTTTAATTTTAATAGTGGAATATGGGAGTGGGAGATCGAGCAAATCCAAATCATTGGAATTACAGATTATAATACTGTAGAATTGGTTGCTAGAAATATTCAAAAACTACCTCAGAAGACACAGCAGATTTTAAAATTAGCTGCTTGTATTGGCAATCGCTTTAATATAGATATTCTGGCAATTGTTAATGAAAAATCTCAATCGGAAACTGCCTGTGAATTATGGGAAGCGCTTCAGGCTAGTTTAATTTTACCACTGAGCGAAAATTATAAAGCCCCATTATTTTTTGAGGAAGACAAAGAATTAAAAGTTTCATATAAGTTTTTTCACGATCGCATTCAGCAAGCAGCTTATTCTCTAATTCCCGAATCTGAAAGAAAACAAACTCACCTGAAAATTGGGCGATTATTACTCGATTCTTTCCAAACAGCAGAGATTGCAGAAAATATTTTTGATATTGCTAACCATTTTAATATTGGAATCGAATTTATTAGCGATGGCTCCGCCAACGCCAGCGGCGAACGCTCAGAAAGAGATGAGCTAGCTCGATTAAATTTAATAGCTTGTCAAAAAGCGAAAGCAGCATCAGCATACGCAGCTGCGCTTAACTATTCAACAGTAGGATTAGAATTACTTACGCTATCTAGCTGGGAAAATAATTACGACCTGACGCTAGAACTTTATCTCGAAAGTGTCGAACTTGAGTATTTAAATACAAACTTTCAACGCGCAGCCATCCTCACAGAAACTATTTTACAAAGAGCTACCAATCTGCTCGATCGCGTTAAGGCTTATCAACTACAAATCCAGTTCTATATGGCTCAGAATCAAATGATCGAAGCCATTAACACTGGACTAGAAGCGATCGCACAATTGGGAATTTCTCTCTCACCACCAAATAACCAAAATACTATAGCTAATTTACCTCGGCTTGAGGATTTAGAAACTTTTCCAGTCCTCAAAGATCCTTACATACTGGCGGCTTTAAAAATTCTTGTGACTGCTGGTGGTGCTGCTTTTATTACCGACCCGACAGGAACAACTTTTCCTCAAATTATCTTAACTGTTGTCAATCTCTGCATTGAGCACGGTCATTCACCTTTGGCTGCTGCCGGATATTCTTGTTATGGTATGGTGTTGTGTAGCAATTTAGAAAATATTGATGCTGGATATCACTCTGGTCAAATAGCTTGGCAGATATTAGAGCAGTTTCAAGCCAAGGAACTCAAAAGTAAAGTATATGCGCCATTTTATGGTTTTACCTTTCATTGGAAACAGCACGTTAGAGACAGTATTAGTCCTTTACAAGAAGCTATTCAAAGCGCGTTAGAAATTGGAGATTTAGAATACGCTGGATACTGCTCTGTCCATTATTGCGGTCATATATTATTGACTGGAGAACCACTCGAATCAGTAGCACAGCAACAAGCATCATATATTGATTTGCTACAAAAATTTCAACTAGATTTTCCCATAAACTACATTAAGATTTGGCATCAGTTAGCATTAACTCTACAAGGATTATCGCCAGATACATCTCATTTAATTGGCGATAGCTTTAATGAACTAGCAATGTTACCCTATCTCCAAGCTACTAAGAATGTTACTTCTTTGTTTGCTGCTTATGTTGGCAAATTGATTCTCCACTACTTATTTAAAGATTACAATCAATCCCTTGATGCTGCTAATTTAGCTTCACAATATATCAGTAGTGTCATGGGAATGATGACAATCAGTATCCACAACTTTTATCATTCTTTATCCCTGATTGGTATATATCCCCATGTTGAACTCAAAACTCAACAAGAATATATGGCTGTAATCAATGCCAATCAAGAAAAAATGCGAATATGGGCGAGTCATGCTCCTGCTAACTATCAGCATAAATATGATTTAGTCGAAGCAGAAAAAGCGCGAGTTTTAGGTCAAACCTTTGTAGCTATGGAATATTATGAGCTAGCTATTCAAGGAGCAAAAAAACAGGGATATATTCAAGAAGAAGCATTAGCAAATGAATTAGCAGCAGAGTTTTACTTTGCCCGTAACAGAGAGCAGCAAGCTATCTTTTATTTGAAAGAATCTTATTATGCCTATATACGTTGGGGCGCTATTTCCAAAGTCAACGATTTAGAAACAAAATATCCTGATTTTTGTCCGTTAAGAATCAACCAAGACTCTTCGAGTTGGAAGGCTAATTTATCAACTACTTCCAGTAAAATAAATAGTATAGCATCTTTTGATTTAAGCACTGTTTTCAAAGCTGCACAAGCTATTTCTAGCGAAATCATGCTAGATGATTTACTAGCCAAGCTGATGAAAATTGTGATGGAAAATGCTGGCGCACAAAGTAGCTGCTTCTTTCTAGAGAAAAATGGTCAAATGGTTATCGAAGCAGCTGTGGGAATTAATAATAATGAGATGTTTTTAGAAAGCTCAAGCCCATTAGATAACAGCCTATATGTGCCGATATCTGTACTGAACTATGTGATTAGAACTAAAGAAAGTGTTGTTCTTGGTAATGCTAGCTGTGAAGGAATATTTGTTAGCGATCCTTATATTATTAAAAATAACTGCAAATCAATTTTGTGTACGCCGATCATTCATCAAAGCAAACCGATCGGCATTCTGTATTTGCAAAACAATTTAACAACTAATGCATTTACTACTGAGCGTTTAGAAGTTTTAAAAATTCTGGCTTCACAAGCAGCTATCTCTATCGAAAATGCCAAACTATATACTAATTTGTCGAATCTCAATCATCATCTACAACAAGCTAACCAGAAATTAGAAGACTATAGTAAAACCCTGGAGCTAAAAGTTGAAGAGAGAACCCAGGAATTACATAAAAAAAATCTGTGCTTGTCAGAGCAAGCGCAACAGCTAGAAGCTACATTAGGAGAGCTGCAAGCTACACAATTACAGATGATTCAGAAGGAAAAAATGTCCAGTCTGGGTCAACTAGTTGCTGGTATAGCTCATGAGATTAATAACCCGATTAATTTTATTCATGGCAATATTTCTCATGCAAGTGAATACATTGAAGACCTCTTACACTTGGTAAATATTTATGAGCAAAAATCACCAGAACTCACGCCGCAAATGCTAGCAGAACAAGAAGATATAGATTTAGAATTTTTGCGTGAAGACCTTCCTAACTTGCTAAATTCTATGAAGGTTGGAGCTAATCGTATCCGCCAGATAGTTCTGAGCTTACGTAACTTCTCCCGATTGGATGAAGCCGAAATGAAACCAGTTGATATTCATGAAGGTATTGATAGCACTTTACTAATTTTGCAACATCGACTCAAAGGTGAATCTGTTAATTCTAAAATTCAGATCGTTAAAAATTATGGCAGTTTACCACTAGTAGATTGTTATCCTAGCCAACTCAACCAAGTATTTATGAATTTGTTAGCTAATGCTATTGATGCTTTAGAAGAGTATAACTCTAACCGTTCGTTAGCAGAAGCTGAACTGAATCCCAGCTATATCAAAATTACTACTGAGTTATTAGAGCAAAATTTGCTAGTTATTCGCATTGCTGATAACGGTTCAGGGATGAACTCGGATACACTGTCTCAGATTTTTAATCCTTTCTTTACTACCAAACCTATCGGTAAAGGTACTGGTTTAGGGTTATCCATAAGCTACAAAATTATTGTAGAGAAACATGGAGGCAAATTAAGTTGTCTGTCAACACCAGGACAAGGAAGTGAGTTTGTAATTGAACTTCCAGCACACAAATATAGTACTGCTATTTGA